The Pseudobacteroides sp. genome includes the window GCTTCGGTACCCAGTTTTAGTTTCCTAAGCTTGTCTATTTCTTCCCCTTGGTCAGTCCAGGGAGAATCAGTTGCAAAAAGCACCTTTTCATACCCATGATTCATGATAATCCTTATTGCTTGCTCATCGCTTATCCGCCCCAAGCTGAAAGATGTGTCCAAATATATATCGGTACCTACCAGATACCTTTCCACATCGTCCCATAATGAAAACCCTCCCATGTGGGCAGCAACAATATTTGCTCCCTTGAAGTCACAGGCCAGCTTATAAAGCCTGTCAGGTGTGCAGTGATACGGCTCCGGCAGGCCAATATCCTTTCCTGCATGAAATACTAATACAAGTCCTAACGAAAACAAATACTCATAAATCGGATACATTCTTTTATCATCTATATAGAAGAGCTGATAATCTGGATGAAGCTTAATTCCTTTAAGACCTAAATCCTTTATTCGCCTTAATTCTTTCTTCCAATCTGTATAATCAGGGTGAATACTTCCGAATGATATTATTCCGTCACCGCATGCAGATGCAGCCCAATTATTTATAACCTCAGTCTGCGATGGCTTGGTCGCTATAGGCAGCAACACCGAATAATCAATATTGGAACTTCTCATTGAGTCCTTTATACCTTGTGCTGTACCGTCAACCCTTGGTGGTATGTCTGCACGCTCCGATAATATTTTTACAGCCTTTGCTGCAAGCTCATCAGTAAAACAATGAACATGAAAATCAACAATCATACCTTGCTCCTGTTTTTCTAAAGGTATCCAAGAATTCCTCTCACTGAAACCTCTCCGGAATATACATCCCGTATAGTTCCGTCATCACATTTTACTACAAGCCGGCCGTCTTCCTGCAAGTCTATTGCCGTCCCGGTGTATGCAAAATTCTTGTATATCACCCGTACCTGCTTACCCAATGTGCTTGAATGCAGCTTCCAGTCATCAATTATATCTTTTGTCTCACCTTTTTTAATTTTATTATATATTTGCTCCAATTCATATAACAATTTTCTAATTATATCACTTCTTCTGAATATTTTCACATTATTTTTATTGTTATTTTGGGAATAAAGAGCCAAAGACGTTGCAATGCTCCTAATTTCATCCGGAAAGTCAGAAATAGTATGATTTACATTAATACCTATACCAAGAATCAGAAAATTTACCATTTCAATCTCTGAATTCATTTCGGTCAGAATGCCGCATACTTTTTTACCCTCGCAAATAATGTCATTGGGCCACTTGATCCCGGCTTTGATTCCCGTTGCCTGATAAATAGCCTTAACAACAGCAACGGATGCACCTATGGTAATGATTTGAATTTCCTCAGGGCTTATTTGAGGCTTCAGCACAACGGACATCCATATACCTTTTCCAGGCTCGGATGACCAGTTCCTTCCCAGCCTTCCCCGCCCTGCAGTTTGTGCGTCAGCTACAACAACCGTTCCGTCTACCGCACCTTCCAATGCAATTTTTCTCGCATAAAGGTTTGTAGAATCAACTTCCTTAAGATAGACTATTTTGCTGCCGATTAAGACGGTATCTAAATCATATGTCACTTCAAACTCATTAAGTATGTCCGGAGACTCCATAAGCCTGTAGCCGTTCCTTGTAACA containing:
- a CDS encoding amidohydrolase family protein — encoded protein: MIVDFHVHCFTDELAAKAVKILSERADIPPRVDGTAQGIKDSMRSSNIDYSVLLPIATKPSQTEVINNWAASACGDGIISFGSIHPDYTDWKKELRRIKDLGLKGIKLHPDYQLFYIDDKRMYPIYEYLFSLGLVLVFHAGKDIGLPEPYHCTPDRLYKLACDFKGANIVAAHMGGFSLWDDVERYLVGTDIYLDTSFSLGRISDEQAIRIIMNHGYEKVLFATDSPWTDQGEEIDKLRKLKLGTEAENAILGMNACKLLDVKI
- a CDS encoding biotin--[acetyl-CoA-carboxylase] ligase; translated protein: MLERKVLEVLKKNSQSYISGEKLSEYLGVTRTSVWKYINSLKEAGYNIESVTRNGYRLMESPDILNEFEVTYDLDTVLIGSKIVYLKEVDSTNLYARKIALEGAVDGTVVVADAQTAGRGRLGRNWSSEPGKGIWMSVVLKPQISPEEIQIITIGASVAVVKAIYQATGIKAGIKWPNDIICEGKKVCGILTEMNSEIEMVNFLILGIGINVNHTISDFPDEIRSIATSLALYSQNNNKNNVKIFRRSDIIRKLLYELEQIYNKIKKGETKDIIDDWKLHSSTLGKQVRVIYKNFAYTGTAIDLQEDGRLVVKCDDGTIRDVYSGEVSVRGILGYL